In Alteromonas sp. RKMC-009, the genomic stretch ATGTCGTTGCGGCGCAGCGCAATATCCAGCGCGAGGATGTCGCCCACCTCTTTTTCGTGCAGTAACTGATAGCGCAGTGCAGCGCCTGCTGCGGCAAACCGGTGCAGGAATGCGGCAGACGCTTCGTCCGGTGAACACACCATAAAGTTGCCACCATGTTCTGCGGCAAAAAATGATTTCAGAAAAGCGTCTGCTTCTTCAATGCCCTCATCACTCATCTTCAGAATGAGGTGATGCTCATACTGGTTCCGGTACTGCATCAGACTGTCGGGCAGATGATTGGGAAACAGCCTGGCGGCAGATTGCATAATGCGGTCTGAAAGAAACGAAGGCAGCCAGGACTGCTTGTTCAGCAGCGCATCAATGCGGCCCTTTGCTGCAAACATTTTAGGCAGCCTGCCGGTACCCACGTGCTTAACAGCCAGAAAGGTGTCTTTGCCGTAGTCTTTAGCGACATCGAAAATATCACGGTGCATGTACTCTGCGACTTCCGGTAAGTGGGTAAACTCTGCCAGCATGTGCCGGCGCAACTTCGCCAGAAGCGCCGGATCATTCACGCCAATATAAAAGGTTTGTTCTCTTTCGGGCTTGGCAAAGGTATCGAGCCTTACTGCAAATACCGCGAGCTTACCGGCGCATCCACTGGCCTCAAAAAGTTTGCCGGGGTCCGCGTTGTAGCGGGCGGGGGTTGAGGCATCCACATCACGAATGATGTCTGCGTAATCCTGCGCGCTGGCAAACTTACTGTTATCCGTACTGTTCTTATCGAATGTGCCGTTTTCCAGGTTTGTCAGGATCTCTTCAGGCTCTGACCCCAATTCAATACCCAGGTGATTAACCAGGTGTAGCTCGCCATGTTCATTAACCTGCGCATACAAGGCATATTGGGTGTAGGCCGGGCCGCGTTTGATTAGTGCGCCACCTGAGTTGTTTGCTACACCGCCTACAATGGATGCGCCCAGGCAGGATGAACCGATGACCGAATGGGGACTGCGTGAAAAAGGTTTTAACTGATCTTCAAGCTTGTGCAGGGTGGCGCCCGGGAAACTGATGACCTGTTTGCCATCTTCAAGCATGATGAGATCATCCATGGCCAGAGTATTTATCACCACAATTTCACGGTCGTAATCGTCGCCGGACGGGGTAGAGCCTTCCGTCAGTCCGGTTTTTGCGGCCTGCATGATAATGATGCAGTTGTTGTTTACGCATACTTCCAGCACGCGCCAGAGTGCAACCAGAGTTTGCGGAAATACCACGGCCAGTGCTTTACCTTGCCCTGAACGCCAGCCGGAGCGATAGTGTTCGGTAGCGGCCGGGTCTGTAGCGATATGTTCGGGGCTCAGTACAGCTTGCAGCTGCGCAACAACCGGGTGCGACATGAAATAACTCCTTTTTGAAAAGCAGGCCTGGAAACCTGGTTGAATATATCGCATTTTTACCATGATGGCTTATCGTAACCGGCGCGCTGGTCGGGTAAACTGCGCGCCTTACCTCTTAACAGTGATTTTGGTTTTGCATAATTCAGTTTTGGCACTGCGTATTCAGGAACTGGCTAAATCAACGCGGCCTTTTGTAACGCGGGGTAGTCGCGTAAAACGCTGCGAAGGTTGTCTGCTGCCGGCGGTGCACTGTATTTGTGATGCTGTACCGGAGCCTGTGGCTGAAAGTGCCTTTTTGTTTCTGATGTATAAAGGTGAATGCTACAAACCGTCGAATACAGGCCGGCTAATCGCTGATGTGGCCAAGCACAATTTTGCCTTTACCTGGTCGCGGACCGAACCTCAGCCAGCGTTGCTGGCGCTGTTAAATGACGAACGCTACATGCCGGTAATCATCTTTCCTCATGAGAATGCAGCACCTGAAAGACGGCTGTATGACGTACCCGTGCAGGAAGGTAAAACCCCGTTGTTTATTATGCTCGACGGCACGTGGCGTGAGGCCGGCCGCATGTTCCGTAAAAGTGCGTACTTGCAGTCTTTTCCTGTACTTGGCATTCAGCCTGAAGCGCTGTCAGATTACGCCCTCCGCGAAGCCTCCCATGATTTTCAGCTATGCACGGCAGAAGTAGGCATCGAAGTGCTTAAACTGGCGGGCGAATCACGGGCGGCGGCCAGCCTGAGTGCGTATTTCAGTCATTTCCGGAAAAATTACATTATGGGTAAACCCCATATGAGTAACCGTTCGTAGCAAACAAGGATTCGCCACACCGCATTTTTGTGGCAGACTGAAGTTAATGTCGCTGCATGGAAGAAGTTAATGACGCTATATCGCCCGTTGTTCAAGCATATTCGTAATCATTCTGCGCTTTTCAGCGAAATGTCGCAGTATCGTGATCAGGCTGTTCAGGCCCTTGGATTAACCCATTACGCGTTTCACAAAACGCCAAAATTTGTCACTGAAGATGGTCGCAGGCTTACCATTGAGCCGGAACGCAGCATCGTATTGCCCAACATACATCACTTCAAAGGGGTGAAAACCAAACTGGCAGAGCAGGTGGCCGGGCTCAGCATGGTTACTCACAGTGAAATCGGCTACCGCTATCCTACCGCTGCACTGGCAGGTCTGGATGCGCCCTTTATTAAACGGATGCGCTCTGAGTATTTTCACCGGGTGGATGAGGATCGCAGTATTTGCCGGCCGGTTAACTTGTCTTATGGCATTAAAAGCCGGGGTAAAGGCGATAACCGCCAGGAATATGAAGTCTGGATGCCTGATGAAGCGCCGGAACAAAGTCCGTTACCTTTATTAATTGACCGCTACGGCGAAGACTTACCCGATGATGTACGGGACTTTGTTGAACAACCTTCCCGCGTACATGGCTGGATGGGGGTAAAACGGGCGGCTTTTGAAGCCCTCTACCAGAACAAAGCGGTGTGCGGTGATTTAGTGATTTGCGTGGCACTCAGTGTTGATGCTTACAATATCGGCGCACGGCCTGATTTATCTTATTCGCCGGAAGCGGAAAGCTCTATCGCGGTCAGCAATGCTGAACTGGAATGGGAAATTGAGGGATACTACGCGCCACGGGACTGGAAATTTGATCACGACACAGTGTGGAATGCCATCAACCATACCCTTGAGGCCGTAAATGCGCCGCTGAACGATTTGTACGGTCAGGATGCTATTCCGGTAAATGAAAGTAAGACAGAGCGGATTTTATCCACTTTACAATCCTTAGGTGTAACCACAGAAGAAATTGAGAGCATCAATTTGCAGCCCTGGGAGTTTATGCTGACAGAAAGTGAGTCGCGGGTAAAAAATCACGATCCCAGCAGAACGGTAAATCTGCTCGGAAGGCTGAACCGTTTGTTCTATCAACCGGACAGACAACTGCCGTCACTGAACTGGATGCATGATTTAATTAGCTGAAGTCAGCATCCGTTCTACGAACCATTGTTTAAATGCGTCACGGTTGGCCCATTCTAAGGCGACGTTAACCTGCGGGCCACTGTCTGCCGGTACAGTAAATCCGTCACCGGTGACAGATAAATGCATGGGCTCAGCGGGTAGCCAGCCGTGGTCGGGGAGGGCAAGGTACACAGCTACGGCGTCGTACATGACTGAACTGCGGGTTGCCAGATAATCAGCATTTTCCCAGGTAACGAGGCCCGCCCAGATGGGGTAGTTCTCAAAAATGACTTCAAGCTGTATATCGGTGCTGTTTTTCAGTTGCTGATATTGTTCACCGTCGAAAATCATATCGCCACAGGTATCGAGGGGCGTAATGGTGAAACTGTGTAAGGGCGCGTGAAGCACTTTCCGGAAGGCCGGTACATTGTTTTGCACGTTGTACTCGGCAGAAGGCTCGTCACCGTATCCCTTATAAATACTGCCATGCATGCCCACGATACGCATTTTTGCAGCCAGTTCCGGCGCACGTTCCAGTACGGCAGCAATATTATGCATAGGGCCGGCAACAATAATGGTGACGGGACCTGAAGATTGCTTAAGCAACTGAATAATTGCACCGGCGCCGTCTTCGATAATGTCACCCTGGTAATCAGACAGTGCGAAGTCAGCGACCCAGGGCTTGTGAAATTCTGCTTTGCCTTCAAAACGCTCACCCATTCCAACAGGAATATCTGTTCTTCCTGCTTTTGTCAGAAATTTCGCCGCCACCTTCGCCCGGTACCGGGTATCTTCCGATGCAGTGGTAACCAGTTTTAAATCTAATTCCGGACTTTTTAAAATAAGCGACAGCGCTACCATGTCATCGATATCGCTGCCAATGTCGGTGTCAAAAATTACCGGAACAGGCTCTGCGGCGCGGGTCATCGAACTGAGCGCTGCGGTCAGAATGAAGAGTACGGTCAACAAGCGTTTCAACACATAAAACATCGAAGGCTCCTTAGTGGCAGAGGGGCGAAGCAAAGGCACTCTGATGATATTACAATACGGGCTATAGCACCCAAGAAATTAATCCGCTGCAAACCACCGGATAATCACGATAGGCGAATGATCTTTTCTGCTCTACAATTAATAATCAGATTAAGGACATAGCAAATATTCCGGAGTAACAGTGCTTAGCGAACTTTCCCTTGGCGGCATGCTTTTCAGCCCGATGGTGGTGATGATTCCGCTGGCTTTTCTGTTGTCGTTATTAACCCGTTACGGGTTATATGCCACCGGTTTATATCAAAAATTGTGGAAACCACCCTGGTTCGAGGTCGCTCTGTTTATTTGCTACCTCGCGGCGACGGTGAAGATGTTGGCGGGTTGAACATGGGAAAAGTACTGAGCATCATTGTGACACTTCTGGTTATCGCTGTCGCTGTCTTCTCCGGACGCTGGGTGTGGGATCATTATCTTTATTCGCCCTGGACACGGGACGGCCGCGTTCAGGCTGATATCATCACTGTTGCACCTGATGTGTCCGGATGGGTAACAGCCATGCCGGTGAAAGATAATCAGAAAGTACAAAAGGGTGATGTGATATTCCGCGTTGATGTGAAACGCTATCAGGCTGCGGTAGACGAGTTAAACGCGCAGGTGCACAGTAAACAACTGGCGCTGGATCTTGCGCAGCATGAGTTCACCCGCCGTGAAAAACTCAGAGAGCGTAACAGTATCAGTGCCGAGGAGCTGGAAAGCAGCCGGATCAGTTCCGATATGGCCAAAGCTGCACTGGATGTAGCAAAGGCACAGCTTGCCAGTGCGGAAATCGATCTTGAACGGGCAACCGTGACTGCGCCGGTGAGCGGGCGGGTAGTGAATCTGACCCTCCGGGAAGGAAACTACGTGAATCAGGGCACACCGGTGCTTTCTGTTGTTGCTGATAATACCCTGTACGTTACCGGTTATTTTGAAGAAACAAAGCTCCCTCTCATTCATGAAGGTCAGAAAGCCACTATTCACCTGATGAGCGGCGGCAAAGCGTTGTCGGGCACAGTATCCAGTATTGGACACGCTATTGCCGACACCAATACCTCCACAAACAGCCAGTTGCTTCCTGAAGTGCAGCAAACCTTTAACTGGGTAAGACTGGCCCAGCGAGTACCGGTAGACATTAAACTGGATAAGGTGCCGGAAAATACCCGCCTGGTCGCCGGTATGTCGGCGTCGGTCGGGTTAGCCACAGACGGGGAGTAATCTCGTTGCCTGCCTTCCTGGCTGTCTACTTAAGGCCCTCCCGTGCCTCGTTAATTTTTGCCCTCAAAGGGGTTATCTCCATGGCGATGGCAATGTACGTGGCTATGTGGATGGACCTGGAGCGACCTTACTGGGCGCTGGTCTCTGCGGTTTTTTTGCAGGTACGTCCGGAAGCCGGCATGGTACTGGAAAAAACCGTTTGTCAGATCCTCGGCACCCTCATTGGCGGTGCCTTCGCCATGGTGGTACTGCATTATTTTCATGCCTACTCAGGGATTTCCCTGTTTTGCCTGGCGCTGTGGACCTGGCTTAATTCCGGCCTGTCATCACTGGTGCGGCGGGTGAACTTTATTTACTTCTTTGCCATGGCCTGCGTCACGCCCTGTATTATTATTCTGCTGACCATGGCAACGCCTTCCGCAGTAAGCAGCCAGAGCATTTTTGATATCGCGCAGTCCCGGATCAGTGAGCTTATCGTTGGGTCGGTGTGTGCCATGCTGGTTTCGCTGATTTTATGGCCCCAGCGGGTAGAGAAGGTGCTGGTTGATCATGCAAAAAACACCATTAACCAGACGATGGCTTATCTGTCGGTAGAATTAGATCCGGACGGTTCACACGATGAGCGGCACAAGCACATCGACGATACCCTACAGTCTTTAACGGCGCTGAGTGATGACTCCAGCGCTGTCGTTTTTGAAGGTCCCGACGGGCCGGGAAAATCCCGCGCGGCCACCGTTATTTGTAATAAAATCCTGTCGTTAATTGCCGTGGTACAAATATTTGGCCGGCTGCAACGGAACAATCCTGAACTACTGTCAGAGAATATGATGTCTCTGCTCACTCAACTGAGAAACGATGTGGGCCTCATCGGCAGCCTGAAAAGTTTCGACGAATGTTATGAGCTGGCACAGAAGCAAAGACGCAAATGGAGCAAGCTTTTCCAGTCTGACCAGTTGACCACATTAGAATTCCGTTTGTGCCGCACCGCGCAGGAAATGGTGGCAGATTTAGTGGTCATACTCCGTGCTTACCGGGCACTGGAGCAGGGAGAAAAATCCACCCTTAAAGCTTCAGGTATTAAACCGCACCGCGACTGGCTGGTAGCAGTGACGACAGGCTTTCGCACATGTCTGGTTTTCAGCACCGGCGCATTTTTATGGGTAGGCACAGGTTCACCGGCAGCCATCATGCTGATGATTTTACCTGTAATATTTTCCATCATGTTCGCCAGACTCGCGCCCGTGGTGGTCACCAGGGCCATTCGTGGTGTACTCATCGGAGCCTGCTTTGCTATACCTGTTGCCATTTTCTATGCCCTGAACCTGATAGCCGCCAGTAGCGGTGACTTCGCCATTCTGGTGCTTACTTTATCCGGCCCGCTGTTTTTAGGTTTAATGCTGCTGTCGCACCGGGCGTTTCTGCCCTACGGCATTGGCTTTTGCATTCCGTTTGTGATCCTGGTGCAACCGGCCAATGACATGAGCCGTTCACTTTCGGTGGATTACACAACAAGTAGTGCACTGGCGATCCTCAGCGGCGTGATGATTCTATACTGGATATTTAAGCTATTTGCCGGGCCGGGCGCGAACTGGATCCAGTCACGTTTGCTTTCAGTGACCTATCAGGATTTGCTTAAAATAGGCAGTCCCGGACATGATGAAGACTGGTTCAATGCACGGATGTGTGACCGGCTTTTGCGGCTCACCAGTTACGAGCAGAATGTAACCTCAGGTTACCGGACACTAACCGACCTGGGCCTGACAGGCCTGAACCTCGGACACGCTTCTATGCGGATCCGGCGTCTAATGAGTGGTTTGAGTGAGCGCTCACTAACAGGTCTTGAACAGGAGTGGCAGCAAGCGCTGGCGGCCTCTTTTCTGGCAGCATCAAAAGGGGACGATACAGACCGTCTTGCCCCGGTAAATAAGCGGATTATCGACACACTCAAAGCGGAAGGTGCACCGGAAGAAAATCTGGCTCTCATAGACGGTATCTTCACCCGCCTGCATTATTCTTTTCGCCGCACGGCAACCATGATCAAAGAAGCCCGCGCTTAACTCACGTCCTGCAAACAGATGGCAAATTAAGTTTCATATATAAATATTTTGGTAAGGCCAAATAGGGTTTTTAATTGTCTTTTACTCGCTTATGCAGTAGTCTCTTTATAATTGGCATGACCAAATTTGAGGTTGCAGATGATTGAAACATGGCGCTGGTTCGGACCCGGCGACAGCATTACGCTTGAAAAAATCCGCCAGGCAGGCGCGACCGGTATCGTGACATCGCTGCATGATGTGCCCACCGGTGAGGCCTGGCCACTCGAAACGATAAAATCCCGTAAAGCGATGATCGAAGATGCCGGTATGCAATGGGATGTTATTGAAAGTATTCCTGTGCATAACGACATTAAAAGTCGTACCGGCAATTATCGTGAGCTTATCGAAAACTATAAAACGTCGGTGCGCAATGCCGGCGCGGCGGGTGTCACGACCGTGTGTTACAACTTTATGCCGGTGGTGGACTGGACCCGCACGAATCTGACTTATCAACTTCCTGATAAAAGCTATGCATTACGCTTCGAATATTCAGACTTCGCTGCTTACGATGTGTTTGTAATGCAGCGTCAGGGTGCTGAGAATGATTATTCTTCTGATATGTTGAATAAGGCGAAAGCACGTTTTGACGCAATGTCAGATGCTGAACGGGA encodes the following:
- the dld gene encoding D-lactate dehydrogenase, giving the protein MSHPVVAQLQAVLSPEHIATDPAATEHYRSGWRSGQGKALAVVFPQTLVALWRVLEVCVNNNCIIIMQAAKTGLTEGSTPSGDDYDREIVVINTLAMDDLIMLEDGKQVISFPGATLHKLEDQLKPFSRSPHSVIGSSCLGASIVGGVANNSGGALIKRGPAYTQYALYAQVNEHGELHLVNHLGIELGSEPEEILTNLENGTFDKNSTDNSKFASAQDYADIIRDVDASTPARYNADPGKLFEASGCAGKLAVFAVRLDTFAKPEREQTFYIGVNDPALLAKLRRHMLAEFTHLPEVAEYMHRDIFDVAKDYGKDTFLAVKHVGTGRLPKMFAAKGRIDALLNKQSWLPSFLSDRIMQSAARLFPNHLPDSLMQYRNQYEHHLILKMSDEGIEEADAFLKSFFAAEHGGNFMVCSPDEASAAFLHRFAAAGAALRYQLLHEKEVGDILALDIALRRNDMDWVETLPPELDAKIEKKLYYGHFFCHVFHQDYILKKGTEAKQVKAEMLALLDNRGAKYPAEHNVGHLYDAEDTLKAFYRSLDPTNTFNPGIGHMEKTKRNCACC
- a CDS encoding efflux RND transporter periplasmic adaptor subunit, with the translated sequence MGKVLSIIVTLLVIAVAVFSGRWVWDHYLYSPWTRDGRVQADIITVAPDVSGWVTAMPVKDNQKVQKGDVIFRVDVKRYQAAVDELNAQVHSKQLALDLAQHEFTRREKLRERNSISAEELESSRISSDMAKAALDVAKAQLASAEIDLERATVTAPVSGRVVNLTLREGNYVNQGTPVLSVVADNTLYVTGYFEETKLPLIHEGQKATIHLMSGGKALSGTVSSIGHAIADTNTSTNSQLLPEVQQTFNWVRLAQRVPVDIKLDKVPENTRLVAGMSASVGLATDGE
- a CDS encoding tRNA-uridine aminocarboxypropyltransferase encodes the protein MALRIQELAKSTRPFVTRGSRVKRCEGCLLPAVHCICDAVPEPVAESAFLFLMYKGECYKPSNTGRLIADVAKHNFAFTWSRTEPQPALLALLNDERYMPVIIFPHENAAPERRLYDVPVQEGKTPLFIMLDGTWREAGRMFRKSAYLQSFPVLGIQPEALSDYALREASHDFQLCTAEVGIEVLKLAGESRAAASLSAYFSHFRKNYIMGKPHMSNRS
- a CDS encoding FUSC family protein, whose protein sequence is MAMAMYVAMWMDLERPYWALVSAVFLQVRPEAGMVLEKTVCQILGTLIGGAFAMVVLHYFHAYSGISLFCLALWTWLNSGLSSLVRRVNFIYFFAMACVTPCIIILLTMATPSAVSSQSIFDIAQSRISELIVGSVCAMLVSLILWPQRVEKVLVDHAKNTINQTMAYLSVELDPDGSHDERHKHIDDTLQSLTALSDDSSAVVFEGPDGPGKSRAATVICNKILSLIAVVQIFGRLQRNNPELLSENMMSLLTQLRNDVGLIGSLKSFDECYELAQKQRRKWSKLFQSDQLTTLEFRLCRTAQEMVADLVVILRAYRALEQGEKSTLKASGIKPHRDWLVAVTTGFRTCLVFSTGAFLWVGTGSPAAIMLMILPVIFSIMFARLAPVVVTRAIRGVLIGACFAIPVAIFYALNLIAASSGDFAILVLTLSGPLFLGLMLLSHRAFLPYGIGFCIPFVILVQPANDMSRSLSVDYTTSSALAILSGVMILYWIFKLFAGPGANWIQSRLLSVTYQDLLKIGSPGHDEDWFNARMCDRLLRLTSYEQNVTSGYRTLTDLGLTGLNLGHASMRIRRLMSGLSERSLTGLEQEWQQALAASFLAASKGDDTDRLAPVNKRIIDTLKAEGAPEENLALIDGIFTRLHYSFRRTATMIKEARA
- a CDS encoding DUF1656 domain-containing protein, with amino-acid sequence MLSELSLGGMLFSPMVVMIPLAFLLSLLTRYGLYATGLYQKLWKPPWFEVALFICYLAATVKMLAG
- a CDS encoding nucleoside hydrolase; translation: MFYVLKRLLTVLFILTAALSSMTRAAEPVPVIFDTDIGSDIDDMVALSLILKSPELDLKLVTTASEDTRYRAKVAAKFLTKAGRTDIPVGMGERFEGKAEFHKPWVADFALSDYQGDIIEDGAGAIIQLLKQSSGPVTIIVAGPMHNIAAVLERAPELAAKMRIVGMHGSIYKGYGDEPSAEYNVQNNVPAFRKVLHAPLHSFTITPLDTCGDMIFDGEQYQQLKNSTDIQLEVIFENYPIWAGLVTWENADYLATRSSVMYDAVAVYLALPDHGWLPAEPMHLSVTGDGFTVPADSGPQVNVALEWANRDAFKQWFVERMLTSAN